AGCCGTATAAGCTGAGCGATTTGCGTAGGGTGCTAAGCGAAATTGAAAATGCAGCGTAAGGATTAAAAGGTAATGCTTGCTGCACCACTCGCCTCTGACACTGTGTGAAGCAAGTTCAGCACAAGCCAAGCATAAGTTTTTCTTCCAGACCTGTCCGCTTTGCCTTGTGGCTGATAGCCAAGGTTGGTGCAAGTGATGCGCAATACTGTGCGTGTCTTCTCCAAAAGCGACACTAGCTACAGTCAAATACGCTATCTTGCATCGCAACTTGTCAGAACTTCATTGAAGGCTGCATTCAAATGATTTACTTCTTTTTATTACTAGCTATCTGTGCAGGTGCTGTTCTACCAGTTCAGGTCGGTATGAACACCACCTTGCGCCAGCATCTGGGCAGTCCAATTCTGGCTTCACTTACTTCTTTCAGCGTGGGCACAATTTGCCTCTTGGTCTATGCAGTTGTAGGGCGCTTGCCAATTCCGTCGGTGCATACTATTTCGGCTGCGCCGCTATGGTCGTGGTTCGGGGGCACAATTGGAGCGCTCTACGTAACACTAGCTATTGTGCTGGCACCACGGCTGGGTGCCACAACCCTAATTGCAGCCACGATTGCAGGGCAGATGCTCGCATCTATGCTAATTGACCACTTCGGGTGGCTAAACTTTGCTGAGCGCCCGATTAGCATTGAACGCATAATTGGCATTATCTTGCTCTTTGTGGGTGTAATCCTCATTCAACGGCAGTGAGAAGTAACGCAAGCAGGTGAAAGACAATGAGAGTTGCCTCACTTTTAGCAAGCGGCACGGAAATCGTCGCAGCACTGGGCGCAGAAGAGAACTTAATTGGCATTTCGCATGAATGCGACTATCCCGAATCGATCATGCACTTGCCACGACTTACCAGAGCCAGAGTCAATTACTTAGCGCCATCTGACCTGATTCATCTTGAGGTGCAGACGCTGATGCTGACAGCGCTTTCGCTCTATGAGGTGCATGCCGAGCAGCTGGAAGCGCTAAAGCCCGATGTGATTATCACACAAGAGCAGTGCAATGTCTGCGCCGTCTCGCTCGACGATGTGAAGCGTATCGTAGCACAGCTATTGAAGCAGCAAGTCGAGATTGTCTCGCTAAATCCAACTTCCTTGGATGAGATTTTTCAGGACATTTTTCGAGTTGCAAATGCGCTAAAGCGACAAAAGCAAGCAGAAACACTGGTGCAGTCGCTCAAGGCAAGAATTGCAGCGATTAGTGAGCGATGTAAGGATTTGCCTGAAAAGCCACGCACCCTCTTTGTGGAATGGCTCGACCCAATTTTCACAGGCGGCAACTGGATGCCTGAACTAATTGAGCTGGCAAATGGTGTATCACTGCTCTCGGAGCCAAAAAGCCGTTCAGTCGTTTACCCTATCCAAGATGTGTTGAACGCACAGCCTGATGTGATAATCATTGCGCCGTGTGGATTCAAACTCGAGCAGACGCGAAAAGACCTGCACTTGCTCACTCAAAAACCAGAGTGGAGAGCCTTGAAAGCGGTCGCAGAAGGGCGTGTGTTTTTAGCCGATGGCAATGCATACTTCAACCGCTCTGGCCCAAGAATTGTAGAGAGCTTGGAGATGCTGGCAGCGATGATGCACCCAACGCATTTTGCCGATACCTTGGCACGGTATCAAGCAACAGGACTGATTGAGCCACTGATGCCAGAAATTGCCTCGGCTTCACTGCGGCAGTAGTGCTACGCAGCGAGCGAAGTATAAAGTTTGATGAATGCCTCCACAGAGCTAGGCGAATGCCCAGCATAGTGATTGTTGAAATAGCCGAAGACCGTCTCGCACTCAAGGCTGTGAATAAACCGTGCCCACGCTAACATATCGGCTGTCTTGTCCAAAACCAGTTTGGTAAAAGGTTCAGAGAGTAGTTTGCGGTTGCCTAACCAGCGGATGTAGACGAAAGGAGCGGTCTGCACGCCAACGCCGCGCATAACAGGCTGGTCAGTGAGCACCAGTGCGACTCGACACTGGCGCAAATGCTCAAAAAAGCCATCTTTGAGCCATGAGCGATGCCGCACCTCGACAGCAATTCGAAAGGCTTGCGTTGGCAGCGCGGTGAGAAAGGCTTTCATCGCTTGAGCCGTGTCAGGTGTGGCTGCATAGTCAGGTGGAAATTGCAGCACCAGACACCCTAACTTTTCCTTCAAAAGCGAGATAATGTCGAGAAACTCCTTAGTCGCATCCAGTGCATCAAGCAGCCGCTTTTCGTGAGTGATGAGTTGTGGAAACTTGGCGCTAAAGACAAAGTTGGGAGGCGTTTTGTCATACCACCCCTCGACGACACTTTTGCGGGGAATAGCATAAAAAGTGGAATCAATTTCAACTGTCGAAAAGCGCTTGGCATACTCAGTGAGGTAGTCAGCAGGTTTGGTGCCATGCGGGTAGAAGTTACCAACCCAATCTTTCTGCGACCAAGTGGAAGTGCCAATGTATAACTGTTTTGGCATGCAGAAGAAAAGCAGTTCAAAAAGGTATGCGAGTTAATCGAGAAAGTAAGCAATGATGAAAATACCAACCATCATCATTTGCAGGGCGATTTTGGCTGCGCTGCCGACAATCATGCCAATCCAAGTTGCAATGCCAACTTTGGCAGATTGAGCAAGGTTGCGTTTAGCAAGATACTCGCCGATTGCTGCTCCAATCAGAGGCATAAACAAAATGCCAACGAAGCCAAAAAATAGCCCAATCAGCGTGCCGAGTGTTGCCCCAAAAATAGCCCAACCGCTGGCTTGGACGTGCTGCGCTCCAAGCGCTGTGGCTAAAAAATCTACCACGAATGTAAGAGCTCCCAAAAGACCAATAAAAATGAGTGGTAGCCACCCAACCTTTTGGAAGTCATCAATCCACGCGCCAGTCAAAAGACCTAAGAAGACCAGTGGGGCACCGGGCAATCCAGGCACAATAATGCCTGCAAACCCTAATATCACCAAGAGTATGCAAAGCGTCCAGTAGAGTACGTCCATCGCTGCAATAGGGATAGCGCATTGAAAATACGCATTCAATTCTCATATGAAAACTAAGCACGGTGCAGCGTAGGTGAAAGTCTTGGAGCGAAGCGATTTTTAGTTCAGTCGGGGGTCTTCAGGAAAGTTAGCAATGTAGGCATAGTCGCCGCCTTTGGCGCGCAGGACTCTGCCCCAGAGCTTTTCAGGCGGTTCGGTGAAGACAGTTTGGGCAGTTGCTTTTGAAAGATACCATGAACCGCTTCTCATTTCGTCATCAAGTTGCCCAGGCCCCCAGCCTGAATAGCCCAAGAAAAATTTAAGTTCAGCGGTGCTAACGGTTTTCAGTCGCACAAGCTCTCGGATTTCTTCGTAGTCACCGCCCCAAAAAACGCCGTCAATTACTTCCTGGCTGCCTTCAATGCGGTCGCCGAGTCGGTGAATCACGTGCAGCGTATTGGTTTGAACAGGTCCACCAAGCCAAAGCGGAGCGTCCCACTCGCCAAAGTCCTCAATCACATCTTCCAGCCGCAAGTCCAGTGGGCGATTAAGAATCAAGCCAAAGGTACCGTTCTCATTGTGTTCGCAGACCAAGACAACGGTGCGCTTGAAGTTGGGGTCTTGCAGCATCGCATTTGCAATGAGAAGCGTGCCTTTGGTGATTTCAAACTCTTTGGCTTTGGGCATTTCTTAGGCGTTATGGTAGAGTGATTGATTTTTCTTGCGTGAACTGTCCGCCATTTTTTTCCGGAAATCTGCAAGCTGTGCACTCAGTCGCTCATCGCTGAGCGCGAGAATTTGCACCGCCAGCAGCCCAGCATTGCGTGCGTTGCCGATTGCGACCGTAGCTACTGGCACGCCCGCTGGCATTTGCACAATCGAGTATAACGAATCCAATCCGTTCAGGGTTTTGGATTGCACAGGCACGCCGATAACTGGCAAAGTGGTATAGGCAGCGGTCATACCGGGCAAGTGTGCAGCCCCGCCTGCGCCAGCAATAATCACTTTCAAGCCCCTTGACTTTGCCGATTTAGCATACTTTGCCATGTCGTCAGGCGTGCGATGCGCTGAGACCACTTTCATCTCAAAGGGAATCTGAAACTCTTCCATCACGAAAGCAGCCTCTTGCATCGTTTGCATATCGGAATCCGAACCCATAATGATGCCTACCAGCGGTGCAGACGATGACGCAGTGCTTGCTTCACCATCTTTTGGCAGTGCTGCAGGCGTCTTCGACCGTGCAGATTTCGTCATTGCTGCTGGATATCCGAGACGTGTTGCAAGAGGTAACGTTTTTCAAGGTCTTGAAGTTCAGCAAGGCAGGCTCGGTTTTCTGCATCTGTATCGGGCAGTGTGATAAACCACTCGCGTAGCATTTCCATTGCAATAGGAATGGAAGTCGTGCGCAAGCTCATCACAAGCACATTAGCATCGTTCCAGCGACGTGCACCTTTTGCAGTCTCCGCATCGCCACAAAGTGCAGCGCGAATGCCTGGCACTTTGTTGGCTGCCATTGCAACCCCTGTGCCAGTCCAGCAAAAAAGGATACCATTGTGGCACTCACCCCTCGAGACAGCTTCAGCAACAGCCTGTGCAGCAGCAGTCCAACGGCGCTCTTCAGGTGAAGCATTGTCTTTGAGGGCGCCAAAGCGCCTCAGCAAGTGTCCCTTTCTCTCCAATTCCTCTATGACCGCATCGGTCAGTGCGGTGCGTTCATCACTTCCGATTGCAAGAATCATAGCGACGGACTGTTTCGTTATCCACCAAATGCGCCATATTTGCGCAGAGCATAGTTCCAGAAGAGTTTATAAGAAATATAAAATACCATTGCCCACGATAAAACCGCACCCAATCCCCAGAGCGTCTCACTAAGCGTGAGCTGGTTAGTGAGGAGTTTCGTCGGAAAGTAAGCAAGATATCCAAACGGCAAAACACGGCTCAGCGTTTGCACGACGGGAGGAAACATATCAAGCGGTATAAGATGACCAGTGAGAAACCAGAGCACTAAATTTTTCATGACGAAGAGTGTCCAGACTTCGTCCATCCAGAATGCCAGCATCGCAATAAGGAAGCCCATCATATATGCTACCACCATTCCAAGAAAGGTAGCCAAAATCGTGCAGCCGAGCATAAGCCAGTTCATTGAAAGAATGCCAGTCGCTGCACAAGCCAGATAGAGCAACATGCCGCTGACAATCACAGGCGTATTGTCACCGAGAAACACCGCAAAGTAGTAAGTAGCAAAATCAATTGGCTTTGAGAGAAATTTATTAAGGTCGCCTTCACGGATAGCACGCGCAATCTCACGCTCCGTGTAGTCGGTTTTCATCAAGTTGTAAATGATGATGCTAAAGAGGCTATACTGAATGAGCGAGGAGAAGTCATAGCTGGCAATGCGTCCTGTCTCAGTGGATTCTGTAACGGCTTTCCAAAGCAACCCTTGAACGCTAATAGGAATAAAAATTTTGCCGACGAAATCAATTACTAGCTCACTGCGATACTCCACAAAGCGCTGGAGCGTGGCGCGGTAAACAAAGAAGTATTTTCTCATTCGCTCAGCAAAGCAGCCCAGAGCTATGGCTTACGCTCGTTTTCTTTGAGAATACTGGTCTCAAGATTTTTCAAGTTAAGGCCGGGCGTGGCGGTGTAGGTTTTGTAGAGCTCGACCGCCGTTTGCACCGTGCTTTCCAGCGTGTCGCGCCGAAGCGGACGCACCAAATAGCGAAAAATCTGCACCTGATTGATGAGCTGAATAGCCAAGCCAGAATCTTTCATAGAGCTGAGGACAATAATCGGCGTGTTGGGGTTAAACGATTTGACTTCGCTTAGGAATTTGACAGGGTCAGTGTCAGGCAAACTCAGCTCGGTGATAATAGCAGCCATTGGCGTGCGCTTCAAAATTTCTATTGCTGACTGCGCCGTGCTGCTGATGTTGACGACGTAATTTTCTGCAAAAAGGTCTCGCATTGAGGCTAAGTGCGACTGATTGTTGTCAATGACGAGAATCGGCAATTTCTCTGGTATGAAGATGCGCGTGTGATTGGCAGAAGAGGAACTGCTATTAGTGCCAGCAGGCGCAGAGGTAGCAGTCGGTTGCGCAACAGGAGCTTTGGGCATAATGAGGCGAGTGCGCTGCGCAAGTTCCATGGCAAGTTTCACAGTGCTGCGAAGCTTATCCACGTCCCATGGCTTTAAGATGTAACGATAGACCTCGCCCGTGTTGACAGAGCTGAGCACTTCGTTAAGGTCGGAGTAACCAGTCAGCAGTATGCGTATCGCAATAGGATTGATTTTCTTGGCTTCGCGCAAAAACTCGACGCCAGTCATCGTCGGCATACGCTGGTCGGTTACGATGACGTCAATTTCAGGGTGCTTGCGCAGAATATCTAAGGCGTCTCTGGCACGCTGAGCAGTGTATGGGCGCTCTTCTCGGAAAAGCTCAGTCAGTGAGAGCAGCACATTCGGCTCGTCGTCGACAAACAGCAATCTACTTGGCATACTTCACCGGTTAGTTTGCTTCTCGGATAAGAACTAAGTCTGGCAGCCAAGCAACGGCGCACGCTTGCAAGCGGTTTGCTCTAATATCAGAATAATTAAGCAAAAAAAATTGACTTGCAAGCGCCCTTACGATTTAATTTTTCATTAACACGGCGGCAAAAAAACCGTCTGTATTCGTTTGGTGGGGCAAAAGCCGAAGGTAAGAATGCTCACCCAGATATGCTATCAAATTTGAAAGCGATGAACCTGCTGCAGTGTTCAGTAGCTGTGCTTTGGGCAAAACCAGCGTAAAGGATGGGTGAGCTTGCAGGAACGCTTCTACTACCTCTTCATTTTCCTCGCGAAAAAGAGAGCAGGTAGCGTAGACAACCGTGCCCCCTGTTTTGACAAGTGGGGCATATTGGGAGAGAATGTCCTTTTGCTGCTGGGCAAGGCGCATTAGCAAGCCTTCGCTGAGACGGTGTTTTAAATCGGGGTTGCGGCGCAGTGTGCCTGAGCCAGAGCATGGTGCATCAATCAGCACCGCATCGAGCTTGCCGCAATGTGTGCGAGCAAACTTTTCAAACATTGCTGGCATAATGAGCTCAATATTTTGCAAGCCTGAGCGACGAATGCGCAAGCGAATGTTGCCAAATCGTTTCTCAAACTTATCGTGCGCAAAAACCCTGCCGCGTCCTTTCATCAAAGTGGCAAGATGCAAGGTCTTTCCGCCCCCACCAGCACAAGCATCTAAGATTTTCTCGCCAGACTTTGGATTCAGTAGCAGTGAAATAACTTGGCTTCCTTCGTCTTGAATTTCAAACAAGCCCTGTCTGAATGCATCGGTTTGCATAACATTGTAGCGCTTTCGGCAGAGGAGCGCATCAGGCGAAAGCAAGCCTTCTTCCGTCTCAATGCCTTCTCTCTGCAAGATTTGCTGAAGCGCAGCACGTGAGGTCTTCATTGTGTTGACGCGTAATCCAAGTGGAGCAGGGGTATTTAGCGTGTGGTAGAGCGCATCAAGCTCTTGGATGTCAAAGTGCCGAAGAAGGCGTGCGGTCATCCATTCAGGAAAAGCGTGTCGCTGTGAAAGGGCTGATGGGTTTGTTGCATCAGTTAGATGCTTGCTCTCACTTGCGGCGATAACTGCGGCGTATAGTGTCTCAGGCTTGAAGGCAAATTTCTGTTGCATAGCGCCAAGCAAAGCATCGGCGTCTACTTGACCTTTCCGCAGAAGAAAGAAGACCAGTATAAACACAGTGTTTAGGCGTGCTGGTAAGCCTTGTTCAGAAAGAAAGGAGCAGGCAAGCTTTTCCAGTTCTAAATGCTCGCGGAGCGCACCGTAGACGGTTTCGCTGATAAACTTGCGGTCGTGTGAGCCTAAGTATTTGCGCGCTCGCAGATATTCTGACAACACTGCATCAGCAGGGCGACGACTCTTTAAAATCTCTTCATAGACTTCTGCGCTATGTGAAAGCACAAGAAGAAGGTTCATTCCGCATCACGCCGATTCATTCTTTTCGCCTTTCTGGAACAAAGCTGCACCAACTGCGCCGCCAATGCCGCCAGCTAACGGGTAGAGAATAAGCGTCGACCCTAAGCCAATGATAACATTCAGAACAGTTAAGCCTTCCTGTTGCTGCGTGCGCAGTGCTTCTTCTATCTGCTCGCGTGCCGCAGGGTCAGAGCCAAAGAGTGAGAGCAGCAGTTGACGCCATTCCTCTGCGCCAAGTTGGTAATCAAAAAGCGTTTGGAGGAGAAGAAAAAGCGCATAGTATGCTACACCGCCGACCAGTCCAGCCAGTGCACCTAATTTGAAGCCCTCACCACCTTTGAGCGTAAGTTGATATGCACTGGTGTATTGGAATGTGGCCACCGCACCGCCTATCATAACACCCAAACAGCAGAAGTTAATAAGGCTAAGGTAGGGCACAAGAGAAGTAATCACAACAACTGCCGCACCCCACATTACGGCTGTGAAGTTGTCGGGCTGCTCTTTTGCAGGTGTAGGTAAATTTTCTTCTGGCATATTACCTCCTTGACAGTTTGGTGTCAGGTTGTGTTACTGACGCTTAAGCATGTTCGGTTCTCACCCAATTTAGAACGGTTCGCAGGCGGGTTCTTCATGCGTAACGCAGTGAATTGCACCAAGACCCCAGATAAGGTGGGTGCAATCAATGCCGTGCACGCGGCGTGTCGGGAAAAGGCTTTGCAAAATTTCCAGTGCTCTGATGTCGTTCTTAGAGCGAAAGGTAGGCACTAACACAACATTATTTGCAATGTAAAAATTCGCATAGCTGGCAGGCAAGCGTTGCCCTCGCTCATAGACTGGTTCGGGCATTGGAATGGTTACAATCCTG
The sequence above is a segment of the Chloroherpetonaceae bacterium genome. Coding sequences within it:
- a CDS encoding DMT family transporter, with the protein product MIYFFLLLAICAGAVLPVQVGMNTTLRQHLGSPILASLTSFSVGTICLLVYAVVGRLPIPSVHTISAAPLWSWFGGTIGALYVTLAIVLAPRLGATTLIAATIAGQMLASMLIDHFGWLNFAERPISIERIIGIILLFVGVILIQRQ
- a CDS encoding cobalamin-binding protein, which produces MRVASLLASGTEIVAALGAEENLIGISHECDYPESIMHLPRLTRARVNYLAPSDLIHLEVQTLMLTALSLYEVHAEQLEALKPDVIITQEQCNVCAVSLDDVKRIVAQLLKQQVEIVSLNPTSLDEIFQDIFRVANALKRQKQAETLVQSLKARIAAISERCKDLPEKPRTLFVEWLDPIFTGGNWMPELIELANGVSLLSEPKSRSVVYPIQDVLNAQPDVIIIAPCGFKLEQTRKDLHLLTQKPEWRALKAVAEGRVFLADGNAYFNRSGPRIVESLEMLAAMMHPTHFADTLARYQATGLIEPLMPEIASASLRQ
- a CDS encoding DUF72 domain-containing protein, whose translation is MPKQLYIGTSTWSQKDWVGNFYPHGTKPADYLTEYAKRFSTVEIDSTFYAIPRKSVVEGWYDKTPPNFVFSAKFPQLITHEKRLLDALDATKEFLDIISLLKEKLGCLVLQFPPDYAATPDTAQAMKAFLTALPTQAFRIAVEVRHRSWLKDGFFEHLRQCRVALVLTDQPVMRGVGVQTAPFVYIRWLGNRKLLSEPFTKLVLDKTADMLAWARFIHSLECETVFGYFNNHYAGHSPSSVEAFIKLYTSLAA
- a CDS encoding DUF456 family protein produces the protein MDVLYWTLCILLVILGFAGIIVPGLPGAPLVFLGLLTGAWIDDFQKVGWLPLIFIGLLGALTFVVDFLATALGAQHVQASGWAIFGATLGTLIGLFFGFVGILFMPLIGAAIGEYLAKRNLAQSAKVGIATWIGMIVGSAAKIALQMMMVGIFIIAYFLD
- a CDS encoding YqgE/AlgH family protein, which codes for MPKAKEFEITKGTLLIANAMLQDPNFKRTVVLVCEHNENGTFGLILNRPLDLRLEDVIEDFGEWDAPLWLGGPVQTNTLHVIHRLGDRIEGSQEVIDGVFWGGDYEEIRELVRLKTVSTAELKFFLGYSGWGPGQLDDEMRSGSWYLSKATAQTVFTEPPEKLWGRVLRAKGGDYAYIANFPEDPRLN
- the purE gene encoding 5-(carboxyamino)imidazole ribonucleotide mutase — protein: MGSDSDMQTMQEAAFVMEEFQIPFEMKVVSAHRTPDDMAKYAKSAKSRGLKVIIAGAGGAAHLPGMTAAYTTLPVIGVPVQSKTLNGLDSLYSIVQMPAGVPVATVAIGNARNAGLLAVQILALSDERLSAQLADFRKKMADSSRKKNQSLYHNA
- a CDS encoding RpiB/LacA/LacB family sugar-phosphate isomerase, which gives rise to MILAIGSDERTALTDAVIEELERKGHLLRRFGALKDNASPEERRWTAAAQAVAEAVSRGECHNGILFCWTGTGVAMAANKVPGIRAALCGDAETAKGARRWNDANVLVMSLRTTSIPIAMEMLREWFITLPDTDAENRACLAELQDLEKRYLLQHVSDIQQQ
- a CDS encoding ABC-2 family transporter protein, encoding MRKYFFVYRATLQRFVEYRSELVIDFVGKIFIPISVQGLLWKAVTESTETGRIASYDFSSLIQYSLFSIIIYNLMKTDYTEREIARAIREGDLNKFLSKPIDFATYYFAVFLGDNTPVIVSGMLLYLACAATGILSMNWLMLGCTILATFLGMVVAYMMGFLIAMLAFWMDEVWTLFVMKNLVLWFLTGHLIPLDMFPPVVQTLSRVLPFGYLAYFPTKLLTNQLTLSETLWGLGAVLSWAMVFYISYKLFWNYALRKYGAFGG
- a CDS encoding response regulator, with product MPSRLLFVDDEPNVLLSLTELFREERPYTAQRARDALDILRKHPEIDVIVTDQRMPTMTGVEFLREAKKINPIAIRILLTGYSDLNEVLSSVNTGEVYRYILKPWDVDKLRSTVKLAMELAQRTRLIMPKAPVAQPTATSAPAGTNSSSSSANHTRIFIPEKLPILVIDNNQSHLASMRDLFAENYVVNISSTAQSAIEILKRTPMAAIITELSLPDTDPVKFLSEVKSFNPNTPIIVLSSMKDSGLAIQLINQVQIFRYLVRPLRRDTLESTVQTAVELYKTYTATPGLNLKNLETSILKENERKP
- a CDS encoding RsmB/NOP family class I SAM-dependent RNA methyltransferase — translated: MNLLLVLSHSAEVYEEILKSRRPADAVLSEYLRARKYLGSHDRKFISETVYGALREHLELEKLACSFLSEQGLPARLNTVFILVFFLLRKGQVDADALLGAMQQKFAFKPETLYAAVIAASESKHLTDATNPSALSQRHAFPEWMTARLLRHFDIQELDALYHTLNTPAPLGLRVNTMKTSRAALQQILQREGIETEEGLLSPDALLCRKRYNVMQTDAFRQGLFEIQDEGSQVISLLLNPKSGEKILDACAGGGGKTLHLATLMKGRGRVFAHDKFEKRFGNIRLRIRRSGLQNIELIMPAMFEKFARTHCGKLDAVLIDAPCSGSGTLRRNPDLKHRLSEGLLMRLAQQQKDILSQYAPLVKTGGTVVYATCSLFREENEEVVEAFLQAHPSFTLVLPKAQLLNTAAGSSLSNLIAYLGEHSYLRLLPHQTNTDGFFAAVLMKN